One part of the Girardinichthys multiradiatus isolate DD_20200921_A chromosome 10, DD_fGirMul_XY1, whole genome shotgun sequence genome encodes these proteins:
- the nmt1b gene encoding glycylpeptide N-tetradecanoyltransferase 1b isoform X3 yields MTDSEYLDKTLTDGASGGLKKSKKKQKRENAWRPEGPRDPFAMLDSLPEKEQQEIQKALHLFSLGNGLPKTLQQAKKHTYRFWDTQPVPKLGDHITTHGPIDEVDASNRNEPYLLPQGFSWDTLDLSNPSVLRELCHLLNENYMEEDDNTIRFDFSPEYLLWALQPPDWRIRWHLGVRVDTNKKLVGFIAAVPAEVRIYETKKRLVQIKFLCVHKKLRLKRMTPVLIRELTRRVNQQGLHQAVYTAGTVLPTPISSCSQWHRPLNPRKLMEVNYPGLKQNMNLQRALKFNRLPEVTKINGLRPMSKEDASGIQSLLEKNLCKFHLSPLLSLQEVEHWFLPKENVNDTYVVEADDGTLTDMVSFYTVSSRVLNHPVHTGLRAACLLCIVGNPTGVAELMQDTLVLAKSKGFDVFCTLNVMDSIGFLDNLKFTISDKSVHYYLYNWKCPLISPDKVGLVLPN; encoded by the exons ATGACTGATTCTGAATATTT gGATAAGACACTGACAGATGGTGCAAGTGGTGGTcttaaaaagagcaaaaagaaacaaaagagagaaaatgcTTGGAGACCAGAGGGACCCAGAGACCCATTTGCCATG CTGGACTCTTTGCCAGAGAAGGAACAGCAGGAGATACAGAAAGCCCTTCATCTCTTCTCTCTGGGCAACGGCCTGCCTAAGACCCTGCAACAGGCCAAAAAACACACCTACCGCTTCTGGGACACACAGCCTGTCCCCAAACTGG GCGACCATATTACAACTCATGGCCCAATAGATGAAGTGGACGCTAGTAACCGCAATGAGCCTTACTTGCTTCCTCAGGGTTTCTCGTGGGATACTCTGGACTTGAGCAACCCTTCTGTG TTAAGAGAGTTGTGCCATCTGCTAAATGAGAATTACATGGAGGAAGATGACAACACAATCAGATTTGACTTCTCTCCAGAGTATCTACTGTG GGCTTTACAACCTCCGGACTGGCGGATCAGATGGCACTTGGGTGTGAGAGTAGACACTAACAAGAAGTTAGTCGGTTTCATTGCTGCTGTCCCTGCTGAGGTTCGCATTTACGAGAC GAAGAAACGACTGGTGCAGATCAAATTCCTGTGCGTTCATAAGAAGCTGCGCCTCAAGCGGATGACGCCGGTTCTGATTCGGGAACTTACCAGAAGGGTCAACCAGCAGGGGCTCCACCAGGCTGTTTACACAGCTGGCACAGTGCTGCCCACACCAATAAGCTCCTGCAG CCAATGGCATCGCCCTTTGAATCCCCGTAAGCTAATGGAGGTCAACTACCCTGGTCTAAAGCAGAACATGAATCTGCAGCGAGCCTTGAAGTTTAACCGCTTACCTGAG gtGACAAAGATAAACGGTCTGCGTCCTATGAGCAAAGAAGATGCATCAGGGATCCAATCATTACTGGAAAAAAACCTCTGCAAGTTCCACCTCAGCCCCCTCTTATCTCTGCAGGAAGTAGAGCACTGGTTCTTACCAAAGGAGAATGTGAATGACACCTATGTGGTTGAG GCAGACGATGGCACTCTGACTGACATGGTGAGTTTCTATACCGTCTCCTCCAGGGTGCTAAACCATCCTGTCCACACCGGTCTCAGAGCAGCTTGTCTTCTTTGCATTGTTGGTAACCCCACAGGGGTGGCTGAACTCATGCAGGACACGCTGGTCCTGGCTAAATCT AAGGGCTTTGACGTCTTCTGTACCCTCAATGTGATGGATAGCATAGGTTTTCTGGACAACCTCAAGTTCACCATTAGCGATAAGAGTGTCCATTACTACCTGTACAACTGGAAGTGTCCTCTCATAAGCCCAGACAAg GTTGGCCTCGTGTTACCCAACTAA
- the nmt1b gene encoding glycylpeptide N-tetradecanoyltransferase 1b isoform X1, translating to MTDSEYLDKTLTDGASGGLKKSKKKQKRENAWRPEGPRDPFAMLDSLPEKEQQEIQKALHLFSLGNGLPKTLQQAKKHTYRFWDTQPVPKLGDHITTHGPIDEVDASNRNEPYLLPQGFSWDTLDLSNPSVLRELCHLLNENYMEEDDNTIRFDFSPEYLLWALQPPDWRIRWHLGVRVDTNKKLVGFIAAVPAEVRIYETKKRLVQIKFLCVHKKLRLKRMTPVLIRELTRRVNQQGLHQAVYTAGTVLPTPISSCSQWHRPLNPRKLMEVNYPGLKQNMNLQRALKFNRLPEVSGCCHLETRYVTATEGKEMLDWKDILRTLIEALKFSLKYFFYKVTKINGLRPMSKEDASGIQSLLEKNLCKFHLSPLLSLQEVEHWFLPKENVNDTYVVEADDGTLTDMVSFYTVSSRVLNHPVHTGLRAACLLCIVGNPTGVAELMQDTLVLAKSKGFDVFCTLNVMDSIGFLDNLKFTISDKSVHYYLYNWKCPLISPDKVGLVLPN from the exons ATGACTGATTCTGAATATTT gGATAAGACACTGACAGATGGTGCAAGTGGTGGTcttaaaaagagcaaaaagaaacaaaagagagaaaatgcTTGGAGACCAGAGGGACCCAGAGACCCATTTGCCATG CTGGACTCTTTGCCAGAGAAGGAACAGCAGGAGATACAGAAAGCCCTTCATCTCTTCTCTCTGGGCAACGGCCTGCCTAAGACCCTGCAACAGGCCAAAAAACACACCTACCGCTTCTGGGACACACAGCCTGTCCCCAAACTGG GCGACCATATTACAACTCATGGCCCAATAGATGAAGTGGACGCTAGTAACCGCAATGAGCCTTACTTGCTTCCTCAGGGTTTCTCGTGGGATACTCTGGACTTGAGCAACCCTTCTGTG TTAAGAGAGTTGTGCCATCTGCTAAATGAGAATTACATGGAGGAAGATGACAACACAATCAGATTTGACTTCTCTCCAGAGTATCTACTGTG GGCTTTACAACCTCCGGACTGGCGGATCAGATGGCACTTGGGTGTGAGAGTAGACACTAACAAGAAGTTAGTCGGTTTCATTGCTGCTGTCCCTGCTGAGGTTCGCATTTACGAGAC GAAGAAACGACTGGTGCAGATCAAATTCCTGTGCGTTCATAAGAAGCTGCGCCTCAAGCGGATGACGCCGGTTCTGATTCGGGAACTTACCAGAAGGGTCAACCAGCAGGGGCTCCACCAGGCTGTTTACACAGCTGGCACAGTGCTGCCCACACCAATAAGCTCCTGCAG CCAATGGCATCGCCCTTTGAATCCCCGTAAGCTAATGGAGGTCAACTACCCTGGTCTAAAGCAGAACATGAATCTGCAGCGAGCCTTGAAGTTTAACCGCTTACCTGAGGTTAGTGGGTGCTGCCATCTAGAGACAAGATATGTTACTGCTACGGAAGGGAAAGAAATGTTGGACTGGAAAGATATATTAAGGACACTGATTGAAGCATTAAAGTTTagtcttaaatattttttttacaaggtGACAAAGATAAACGGTCTGCGTCCTATGAGCAAAGAAGATGCATCAGGGATCCAATCATTACTGGAAAAAAACCTCTGCAAGTTCCACCTCAGCCCCCTCTTATCTCTGCAGGAAGTAGAGCACTGGTTCTTACCAAAGGAGAATGTGAATGACACCTATGTGGTTGAG GCAGACGATGGCACTCTGACTGACATGGTGAGTTTCTATACCGTCTCCTCCAGGGTGCTAAACCATCCTGTCCACACCGGTCTCAGAGCAGCTTGTCTTCTTTGCATTGTTGGTAACCCCACAGGGGTGGCTGAACTCATGCAGGACACGCTGGTCCTGGCTAAATCT AAGGGCTTTGACGTCTTCTGTACCCTCAATGTGATGGATAGCATAGGTTTTCTGGACAACCTCAAGTTCACCATTAGCGATAAGAGTGTCCATTACTACCTGTACAACTGGAAGTGTCCTCTCATAAGCCCAGACAAg GTTGGCCTCGTGTTACCCAACTAA
- the nmt1b gene encoding glycylpeptide N-tetradecanoyltransferase 1b isoform X2, with amino-acid sequence MTDSEYLDKTLTDGASGGLKKSKKKQKRENAWRPEGPRDPFAMVSIWTLCQRRNSRRYRKPFISSLWATACLRPCNRPKNTPTASGTHSLSPNWLRELCHLLNENYMEEDDNTIRFDFSPEYLLWALQPPDWRIRWHLGVRVDTNKKLVGFIAAVPAEVRIYETKKRLVQIKFLCVHKKLRLKRMTPVLIRELTRRVNQQGLHQAVYTAGTVLPTPISSCSQWHRPLNPRKLMEVNYPGLKQNMNLQRALKFNRLPEVSGCCHLETRYVTATEGKEMLDWKDILRTLIEALKFSLKYFFYKVTKINGLRPMSKEDASGIQSLLEKNLCKFHLSPLLSLQEVEHWFLPKENVNDTYVVEADDGTLTDMVSFYTVSSRVLNHPVHTGLRAACLLCIVGNPTGVAELMQDTLVLAKSKGFDVFCTLNVMDSIGFLDNLKFTISDKSVHYYLYNWKCPLISPDKVGLVLPN; translated from the exons ATGACTGATTCTGAATATTT gGATAAGACACTGACAGATGGTGCAAGTGGTGGTcttaaaaagagcaaaaagaaacaaaagagagaaaatgcTTGGAGACCAGAGGGACCCAGAGACCCATTTGCCATGGTTAGTAT CTGGACTCTTTGCCAGAGAAGGAACAGCAGGAGATACAGAAAGCCCTTCATCTCTTCTCTCTGGGCAACGGCCTGCCTAAGACCCTGCAACAGGCCAAAAAACACACCTACCGCTTCTGGGACACACAGCCTGTCCCCAAACTGG TTAAGAGAGTTGTGCCATCTGCTAAATGAGAATTACATGGAGGAAGATGACAACACAATCAGATTTGACTTCTCTCCAGAGTATCTACTGTG GGCTTTACAACCTCCGGACTGGCGGATCAGATGGCACTTGGGTGTGAGAGTAGACACTAACAAGAAGTTAGTCGGTTTCATTGCTGCTGTCCCTGCTGAGGTTCGCATTTACGAGAC GAAGAAACGACTGGTGCAGATCAAATTCCTGTGCGTTCATAAGAAGCTGCGCCTCAAGCGGATGACGCCGGTTCTGATTCGGGAACTTACCAGAAGGGTCAACCAGCAGGGGCTCCACCAGGCTGTTTACACAGCTGGCACAGTGCTGCCCACACCAATAAGCTCCTGCAG CCAATGGCATCGCCCTTTGAATCCCCGTAAGCTAATGGAGGTCAACTACCCTGGTCTAAAGCAGAACATGAATCTGCAGCGAGCCTTGAAGTTTAACCGCTTACCTGAGGTTAGTGGGTGCTGCCATCTAGAGACAAGATATGTTACTGCTACGGAAGGGAAAGAAATGTTGGACTGGAAAGATATATTAAGGACACTGATTGAAGCATTAAAGTTTagtcttaaatattttttttacaaggtGACAAAGATAAACGGTCTGCGTCCTATGAGCAAAGAAGATGCATCAGGGATCCAATCATTACTGGAAAAAAACCTCTGCAAGTTCCACCTCAGCCCCCTCTTATCTCTGCAGGAAGTAGAGCACTGGTTCTTACCAAAGGAGAATGTGAATGACACCTATGTGGTTGAG GCAGACGATGGCACTCTGACTGACATGGTGAGTTTCTATACCGTCTCCTCCAGGGTGCTAAACCATCCTGTCCACACCGGTCTCAGAGCAGCTTGTCTTCTTTGCATTGTTGGTAACCCCACAGGGGTGGCTGAACTCATGCAGGACACGCTGGTCCTGGCTAAATCT AAGGGCTTTGACGTCTTCTGTACCCTCAATGTGATGGATAGCATAGGTTTTCTGGACAACCTCAAGTTCACCATTAGCGATAAGAGTGTCCATTACTACCTGTACAACTGGAAGTGTCCTCTCATAAGCCCAGACAAg GTTGGCCTCGTGTTACCCAACTAA